A genomic segment from Branchiostoma floridae strain S238N-H82 chromosome 7, Bfl_VNyyK, whole genome shotgun sequence encodes:
- the LOC118420338 gene encoding uncharacterized protein LOC118420338, whose protein sequence is MGWAETQENQEKMPYDAEGATTIPYMYLPMLLPLMFFWQAVVQIYWLVVVYKTSWNDYIRELSPVITSFSVSILCNAASTILDFYGFPLSAGVAKMLPPFFLCACLFLTLNIAENHMAEMSTAHRWCYLLLVENCEGFSLTWSHAETTSTVSTILVRHFNVGLDTVVSIHQTQLAVCVIFMYSVELIFHRIFRWVVASHIPILLWAFTLHNLAMIGDVTVWLLVVASGIFVANKIVALACSKQDQGKSTETIISPFWHVKII, encoded by the exons ATGGGTTGGGCAGAGACTCAGGAAAACCAGGAAAAG ATGCCGTACGATGCAGAGGGTGCAACCACCATcccctacatgtacctacccaTGCTGCTTCCCCTCATGTTCTTTTGGCAAGCCGTCGTTCAAATCTACTGGCTCGTGGTCGTATACAAAACTTCCTGGAACGACTACATCCGGGAACTCAGCCCAGTGATCACCAGCTTCAGTGTAAGCATCCTCTGTAACGCTGCCTCCACCATTTTGGATTTTTATGGTTTCCCGCTGTCCGCCGGTGTGGCCAAAATGCTCCCGCCGTTCTTCCTGTGTGCATGCCTGTTCCTGACGCTGAACATTGCGGAGAACCACATGGCTGAGATGTCCACAGCACACCGCTGGTGCTACCTGCTGCTGGTCGAGAACTGCGAGGGTTTCAGCCTCACGTGGAGTCACGCGGAAACTACCTCCACAGTCAGCACCATTCTGGTCCGACATTTCAACGTGGGACTGGACACAGTGGTTTCTATACACCAGACACAACTAGCTGTCTGCGTCATTTTTATGTACTCTGTCGAACTGATCTTCCACCGCATATTTCGATGGGTGGTAGCCTCGCATATACCCATCCTTTTATGGGCATTCACTTTGCATAATCTCGCGATGATTGGGGACGTGACTGTATGGCTTCTCGTTGTTGCAAGCGGAATCTTCGTAGCCAATAAGATTGTGGCATTGGCGTGTAGCAAACAGGATCAAGGTAAATCAACAGAAACCATAATAAGCCCTTTTTGGCATGTGAAAATTATCTAA